From a single Oreochromis niloticus isolate F11D_XX linkage group LG3, O_niloticus_UMD_NMBU, whole genome shotgun sequence genomic region:
- the LOC109194295 gene encoding permeability factor 2-like, giving the protein MKTSVAIQCIVLLACMALCTSLVIPRCRCLKTSKSVKIALIAQLKVDEPRPHCNRREVIVTLKNGSEQCLDPESKFTKTLLEKLNQMKKTVISPQTTTASTTVPESS; this is encoded by the exons ATGAAGACAAGTGTTGCCATCCAGTGCATCGTTCTCCTGGCCTGCATGGCCCTTTGCACTTCACTAG TTATTCCAAGGTGCCGGTGTTTGAAGACCAGTAAGTCTGTAAAGATCGCTCTCATCGCTCAACTCAAGGTGGATGAGCCTCGTCCACACTGCAACAGGAGAGAAGTCAT TGTCACACTGAAGAATGGGAGTGAACAGTGTCTCGATCCTGAGTCTAAATTCACCAAAACGCTGCTGGAAAAACT GAATCAGATGAAAAAAACAGTCATCAGCCCCCAAACAACCACAGCATCAACCACAGTGCCAGAATCATCATGA
- the LOC102083139 gene encoding growth-regulated alpha protein, whose protein sequence is MKTSVAIQCIVLLACMALCTSLVIPRCRCLKISKSIRGALIAQLKVDEPRPHCNKKEVIVTLKDGREQCLDPESKFTKTLLEKLNQMKKTVVNPQRTTASTTVPESS, encoded by the exons ATGAAGACAAGTGTTGCCATCCAGTGCATCGTTCTCCTGGCCTGCATGGCCCTTTGCACTTCACTAG TTATTCCAAGGTGCCGGTGTTTGAAGATCAGTAAGTCCATAAGGGGGGCTCTCATCGCTCAACTCAAGGTGGATGAGCCTCGTCCACATTGCAATAAGAAAGAAGTCAT TGTCACACTGAAGGATGGGCGTGAACAGTGTCTCGATCCTGAGTCTAAATTCACCAAAACGCTGCTGGAAAAACT GAATCAGATGAAAAAAACAGTCGTCAACCCCCAAAGAACCACAGCATCAACCACAGTGCCAGAATCATCATGA